A region of Arabidopsis thaliana chromosome 5, partial sequence DNA encodes the following proteins:
- the BGLU24 gene encoding beta glucosidase 24 (beta glucosidase 24 (BGLU24); FUNCTIONS IN: cation binding, hydrolase activity, hydrolyzing O-glycosyl compounds, catalytic activity; INVOLVED IN: carbohydrate metabolic process; LOCATED IN: endomembrane system; CONTAINS InterPro DOMAIN/s: Glycoside hydrolase, family 1 (InterPro:IPR001360), Glycoside hydrolase, family 1, active site (InterPro:IPR018120), Glycoside hydrolase, catalytic core (InterPro:IPR017853), Glycoside hydrolase, subgroup, catalytic core (InterPro:IPR013781); BEST Arabidopsis thaliana protein match is: Glycosyl hydrolase superfamily protein (TAIR:AT3G09260.1); Has 11366 Blast hits to 11018 proteins in 1472 species: Archae - 140; Bacteria - 7863; Metazoa - 718; Fungi - 202; Plants - 1442; Viruses - 0; Other Eukaryotes - 1001 (source: NCBI BLink).), with amino-acid sequence MVLQKLPLMSIGLLWLLIIVGPLVNADGPVCPPKPSDKLSRAHFPKGFLFGTATAAYQVEGAVNETCRGPSVWDIYCKKYPEKCNGDNGTQAVDFFYRYKEDIQLMKNLNTDSFRLSISWTRIFPHGREENGVSKSGVQFYHDLIDELKRNGIIPFVTVFHWDTPQTLENEYGGFLSAHIVKDFREYAEFVFKEYGGKVKHWITFNEPWVFAHAGYDVGKKAPGRCSPYAKDETVKGDCLGGRSGYEAYLVSHNLLNAHAEAVEAFRQCEKCKGGKIGIAHSPAWFEPHDFKDEQSGATIDRALDFIMGWHLDTTMFGDYPQTMKDIVGHRLPKFTTEQIAKLKNSADFVGINYYTSTFSKHLEKPNHAEPKFKQDSLVEWKNKNVNNITIGSKPETGPLPVYSTGFRKVLKYVKDKYANPEIIIMENGYGENLKENDSVENGTADYNRESYLKKHLWSMHKAICEDKVNVTGYFVWSLMDNFEWQDGFKNRFGLYYIDYKNNLTRHEKVSGKYYREFLSEGVRPSAIKKDEL; translated from the exons ATGGTATTGCAAAAACTTCCTCTCATGTCTATTGGGCTGCTTTGGCTACTAATCATCGTAGGTCCGCTGGTAAATGCCGATGGACCTGTTTGCCCACCGAAACCGTCGGACAAACTAAGCCGGGCACATTTTCCTAAAGGTTTTTTATTTGGCACAGCGACTGCGGCATATCAG GTTGAAGGTGCAGTGAATGAAACTTGTCGTGGACCATCCGTATGGGATATCTATTGTAAAAAATATCCAG AAAAATGCAATGGCGATAATGGTACTCAAGCTGTTGATTTCTTCTATCGTTACAAG GAAGATATTCAATTAATGAAGAATCTAAACACAGATTCCTTCAGATTATCTATCTCATGGACAAGAATTTTTCCTC ACGGGAGAGAAGAGAATGGAGTGAGTAAATCTGGTGTTCAATTCTACCATGACCTCATTGACGAGCTCAAAAGAAACG GTATAATTCCGTTCGTGACTGTTTTTCATTGGGACACGCCACAAACTCTAGAGAATGAATATGGGGGCTTCTTAAGCGCACACATTGT GAAAGATTTTCGGGAGTATGCTGAGTTTGTTTTCAAAGAATATGGTGGAAAAGTTAAACATTGGATCACTTTTAACGAGCCATGGGTTTTCGCGCATGCCGGTTATGACGTTGGAAAGAAAGCACCTGGACGTTGTTCTCCTTACGCCAAGGACGAAACTGTCAAGGGAGATTGTCTAGGCGGACGATCAGGTTATGAGGCTTATCTAGTCAGTCACAACCTCCTCAACGCTCATGCAGAAGCCGTTGAAGCTTTTCGACAATGTGAAAAA TGTAAGGGTGGAAAGATCGGAATCGCACATAGTCCGGCTTGGTTTGAACCACATGACTTTAAAGATGAACAAAGTGGTGCGACCATTGACCGTGCACTTGACTTTATAATGGGATG gcATCTGGACACAACTATGTTTGGGGATTATCCACAGACAATGAAAGACATTGTTGGACATAGATTGCCTAAATTTACTACTGAGCAGATagcaaaactcaaaaactcaGCCGATTTCGTAGGGATCAATTACTATACTTCTACATTTTCAAAACACTTGGAGAAGCCAAACCATGcagaaccaaaatttaaacaagATTCTCTTGTTGAATGGAAAa ataaaaatgtaaacaatatCACTATTGGTAGCAAG CCTGAAACCGGTCCATTGCCAGTTTATTCTACAGGCTTTagaaaagttttgaaatacGTCAAAGATAAATACGCAAATCCTGAAATTATCATCATGGAAAACG GATATGGAGAAAACCTTAAAGAGAACGATTCGGTTGAAAATGGTACTGCTGATTACAACAGGGAAAGTTATCTTAAGAAGCATCTTTGGAGTATGCACAAAGCTATTTG CGAAGACAAGGTAAATGTTACAGGATATTTTGTATGGTCATTGATGGATAACTTTGAGTGGCAAGATGGTTTTAAAAACAGATTTGGACTGTATTACATTGATTACAAAAACAACCTCACACGTCATGAGAAAGTTTCGGGCAAGTATTATAGAGAATTCCTTAGTGAGGGAGTTCGTCCATCCGCTATCAAGAAGGATGAGCTTTGA
- a CDS encoding Mannose-binding lectin superfamily protein (Mannose-binding lectin superfamily protein; CONTAINS InterPro DOMAIN/s: Mannose-binding lectin (InterPro:IPR001229); BEST Arabidopsis thaliana protein match is: jacalin lectin family protein (TAIR:AT1G33790.2); Has 1391 Blast hits to 637 proteins in 31 species: Archae - 0; Bacteria - 2; Metazoa - 0; Fungi - 0; Plants - 1383; Viruses - 0; Other Eukaryotes - 6 (source: NCBI BLink).) codes for MAQKLEAIGRGLQWDDSSDHDNVTKILVRGGREGIQYVKFDYVKSGQPQTGLIHGLSGRGGFTQTFEIDQKDEHLVSVEGYYDVTKGVIQALKFKTNKKTSEMIGYDDTGIKLSLEVKGKKIIGFHGYAETNLNSLGAYFTTTGPIGLNPQVGHIKLAYQGGGGGIPWDHGPNHNGVKRVSFIFDENEIRQWRVDYDDGGVIRQYEPINGYDMFEVKEYPTEYIISVECTYDDVIPRSGRRMIRSIMFKTSKGRVSPIFGYPAARKFVLENNGGALIGFHGRVGAGIDALGAYFSSFIPSPPPPSPEKLQPEGGEAVGDPWDDGIFNGVREIHLEDGEGIALKFVYDKDVQVTELKVHGEPSGIGFNEFKLDYPSEYITTVEGFWDKTSGNERGVITRLRFTTNKQTFRPVGLESTTSFSLGKEGYKIVGFHGNSSTDKLHQLGVYVVPITRE; via the exons ATGGCTCAGAAGTTAGAAGCAATAGGTAGAGGCCTCCAGTGGGATGATTCATCTGACCATGACAATGTAACAAAGATTCTTGTACGAGGTGGTCGTGAAGGCATTCAGTACGTCAAGTTTGATTATGTCAAGAGTGGGCAACCCCAAACTGGATTAATCCATGGTCTCTCGGGTAGAGGAGGATTCACACAAACG TTTGAGATTGATCAAAAGGATGAACATCTAGTATCTGTTGAGGGCTACTATGATGTCACTAAGGGTGTGATCCAAGCActtaaattcaaaaccaacaagaaGACTTCGGAGATGATAGGATACGATGACACGGGTATTAAGCTTTCACTTGAAGTCAAGGGTAAAAAGATAATTGGCTTCCATGGATATGCCGAGACTAACTTAAACTCTCTTGGAGCTTATTTTACAACGACTGGTCCTATTGGATTGAACCCCCAAGTTGGTCATATTAAATTGGCCTATCAAGGTGGTGGCGGAGGGATCCCTTGGGATCATGGTCCTAATCACAACGGTGTGAAAAGGGTTAGCTTTATCTTTGATGAAAACGAGATAAGGCAATGGAGGGTCGACTATGACGATGGTGGAGTGATAAGACAATATGAGCCGATCAATGGATATGATATG TTTGAGGTCAAAGAATATCCAACTGAATACATCATATCGGTGGAGTGTACCTACGATGATGTAATACCTAGAAGTGGCAGGCGTATGATCAGGTCAATAAtgttcaaaacttcaaaagggAGAGTCTCTCCGATATTTGGATACCCTGCTGCTCGCAAATTTGTGCTCGAAAACAACGGTGGTGCTCTTATCGGCTTCCATGGAAGAGTTGGTGCTGGTATAGATGCCCTCGGAGCTTATTTCTCTTCGTTTATTCCTTCTCCGCCTCCTCCTTCCCCCGAAAAACTACAACCAGAAGGTGGTGAGGCAGTAGGAGATCCATGGGACGATGGTATTTTCAATGGTGTGAGAGAGATACATCTAGAAGACGGTGAGGGTATCGCCCTCAAGTTTGTGTACGATAAGGACGTCCAGGTGACTGAACTGAAAGTTCATGGGGAACCATCAGGAATAGGATTCAATGAG TTCAAGCTAGATTATCCGAGTGAATACATCACTACGGTGGAAGGTTTTTGGGACAAAACAAGTGGAAATGAACGCGGAGTTATAACCAGGCTTCGGTTCACGACCAACAAACAAACCTTTCGACCGGTTGGATTGGAGTCGACAACAAGCTTCAGTCTCGGGAAGGAAGGTTACAAGATTGTAGGGTTCCACGGAAATTCTAGTACTGACAAGCTTCACCAGCTTGGGGTCTATGTCGTGCCCATCACGCGCGAGTGA